From a single Silene latifolia isolate original U9 population chromosome 6, ASM4854445v1, whole genome shotgun sequence genomic region:
- the LOC141586716 gene encoding uncharacterized protein LOC141586716 isoform X1, with amino-acid sequence MVLQGKSVLKWGCSYKRITLSVCSINIVVALYVLHGLYSYLYVYSSNSTTSDYDIKYTPDQINKMEESLRIRKASEPVELIKVVKNFTSVLAKKQRKPMLSMHLKLLIRDDILLLLRSLPENASLKEQRETVETWRSSKLNETNLVLLGENDTSYVMSTDEAALLVEALQSKWSMVMEEIGLWIPPMVNHEEHDDKPLGIDEFEDYPLAGRPVPPECHTELHTDYGGAAVKWGLSHHKESAADCCQACLDQANRAKPGQMKCNIWVYCPSETGCYSPDKYEHKHQECWLKYAEQPKVNFKDKYSESYRSGHPTAPLVVPWVSGVVAL; translated from the exons ATGGTATTACAAGGGAAAAGTGTACTGAAATGGGGCTGTTCTTACAAAAGGATAACTCTTAGTGTTTGTTCAATCAACATTGTTGTTGCTCTTTATGTTCTTCATGGTCTTTACAGTTATCTCTATGTATATTCCAGCAATTCCACTACTTCAGATTATG ATATTAAGTATACTCCAGATCAGATAAATAAAATGGAGGAATCCCTCCGAATTAGGAAAGCATCAGAACCTGTAGAGCTCATAAAAGTG GTGAAGAATTTCACTTCGGTATTAGCTAAAAAGCAGCGGAAGCCAATGTTGTCAATGCACTTAAAGCTATTGATTAGAGACGATATCTTGCTATTGCTTAGAAGTCTCCCTGAAAATGCAAGTTTGAAGGAGCAAAGAG AAACAGTGGAGACCTGGAGAAGTTCTAAATTAAATGAAACAAACCTAGTTCTTCTTGGCGAAAATGATACATCATATGTGATGTCCACTGATGAAGCTG CATTGTTAGTCGAGGCTTTGCAATCAAAGTGGTCTATGGTTATGGAAGAAATTGGGTTGTGGATACCACCTATGGTTAACCATGAGGAACATGACGATAAACCTCTAGGCATAGATGAGTTTG AAGACTACCCTTTAGCTGGAAGGCCAGTTCCTCCCGAGTGTCATACTGAACTTCACACGGATTACGGTGGGGCAGCGGTCAAATGGGGTCTAAGCCATCACAAAGAGAGCGCAGCTGACTGTTGTCAGGCTTGTTTGGATCAGGCTAACCGTGCCAAGCCTGGTCAAATGAAATGCAACATATGGGTTTATTGCCCATCGGAGACTGGCTGCTATTCTCCTGATAAATATGAACATAAGCATCAGGAGTGCTGGCTGAAATAT GCAGAACAACCGAAAGTGAATTTCAAAGACAAATACTCTGAATCATATAGAAGTGGGCACCCAACAGCGCCCTTGGTTGTTCCTTGGGTTTCTGGGGTGGTTGCATTATGA
- the LOC141586716 gene encoding uncharacterized protein LOC141586716 isoform X2: MVLQGKSVLKWGCSYKRITLSVCSINIVVALYVLHGLYSYLYVYSSNSTTSDYDIKYTPDQINKMEESLRIRKASEPVELIKVVKNFTSVLAKKQRKPMLSMHLKLLIRDDILLLLRSLPENASLKEQRETVETWRSSKLNETNLVLLGENDTSYVMSTDEAALLVEALQSKWSMVMEEIGLWIPPMVNHEEHDDKPLGIDEFDYPLAGRPVPPECHTELHTDYGGAAVKWGLSHHKESAADCCQACLDQANRAKPGQMKCNIWVYCPSETGCYSPDKYEHKHQECWLKYAEQPKVNFKDKYSESYRSGHPTAPLVVPWVSGVVAL; the protein is encoded by the exons ATGGTATTACAAGGGAAAAGTGTACTGAAATGGGGCTGTTCTTACAAAAGGATAACTCTTAGTGTTTGTTCAATCAACATTGTTGTTGCTCTTTATGTTCTTCATGGTCTTTACAGTTATCTCTATGTATATTCCAGCAATTCCACTACTTCAGATTATG ATATTAAGTATACTCCAGATCAGATAAATAAAATGGAGGAATCCCTCCGAATTAGGAAAGCATCAGAACCTGTAGAGCTCATAAAAGTG GTGAAGAATTTCACTTCGGTATTAGCTAAAAAGCAGCGGAAGCCAATGTTGTCAATGCACTTAAAGCTATTGATTAGAGACGATATCTTGCTATTGCTTAGAAGTCTCCCTGAAAATGCAAGTTTGAAGGAGCAAAGAG AAACAGTGGAGACCTGGAGAAGTTCTAAATTAAATGAAACAAACCTAGTTCTTCTTGGCGAAAATGATACATCATATGTGATGTCCACTGATGAAGCTG CATTGTTAGTCGAGGCTTTGCAATCAAAGTGGTCTATGGTTATGGAAGAAATTGGGTTGTGGATACCACCTATGGTTAACCATGAGGAACATGACGATAAACCTCTAGGCATAGATGAGTTTG ACTACCCTTTAGCTGGAAGGCCAGTTCCTCCCGAGTGTCATACTGAACTTCACACGGATTACGGTGGGGCAGCGGTCAAATGGGGTCTAAGCCATCACAAAGAGAGCGCAGCTGACTGTTGTCAGGCTTGTTTGGATCAGGCTAACCGTGCCAAGCCTGGTCAAATGAAATGCAACATATGGGTTTATTGCCCATCGGAGACTGGCTGCTATTCTCCTGATAAATATGAACATAAGCATCAGGAGTGCTGGCTGAAATAT GCAGAACAACCGAAAGTGAATTTCAAAGACAAATACTCTGAATCATATAGAAGTGGGCACCCAACAGCGCCCTTGGTTGTTCCTTGGGTTTCTGGGGTGGTTGCATTATGA